In Vicinamibacteria bacterium, a single genomic region encodes these proteins:
- a CDS encoding pseudouridine synthase, with the protein MSLPPRGSPRGRSPQEGPAPVSLARALSKFGVCSRTEAARWIKEGRVRVSGRVVKLPERRIDPRRERVTVDGERVGDDTERIVIAFHKPPGLVTTRKDPGGRATVYDRLGDVGRWVFPVGRLDKDTSGLLVLTNDHRLGERLTDPRHEVAKTYHARVGGVPGEVALRILREGVALPDGTVTRPARVRPLGAARGGHSWLEIVLTEGRNRQVRRMCAAVGLPVEELVRVRVGDLALGELAPGRWRRLGPEEVARLERSR; encoded by the coding sequence GTGTCCCTGCCCCCGCGCGGCTCCCCCCGCGGTCGTTCCCCACAAGAAGGCCCCGCTCCCGTCTCGCTCGCCCGGGCCCTCTCCAAGTTCGGCGTCTGCTCCCGAACGGAGGCGGCGCGATGGATCAAGGAGGGGCGGGTGCGCGTCTCGGGCCGGGTCGTGAAGCTGCCCGAGCGACGGATCGATCCCCGACGTGAACGGGTCACAGTGGACGGAGAACGAGTGGGGGATGACACGGAGCGAATCGTGATCGCCTTCCACAAACCGCCCGGCCTCGTCACCACGCGCAAGGACCCCGGCGGCCGGGCCACCGTCTACGACCGCCTCGGGGACGTGGGCCGCTGGGTCTTCCCGGTAGGCCGGCTGGACAAGGACACCTCCGGCCTCCTCGTCCTCACCAACGATCACCGCCTGGGGGAGCGGCTCACCGACCCAAGGCACGAGGTGGCGAAGACCTACCACGCGCGCGTGGGGGGGGTCCCGGGCGAGGTGGCGCTGCGCATCCTGCGGGAGGGTGTCGCCCTACCCGATGGCACCGTGACCCGCCCGGCGCGTGTGCGACCCCTGGGCGCGGCCCGGGGGGGGCACTCTTGGCTGGAGATCGTCCTCACGGAAGGCCGGAACCGTCAGGTCCGACGGATGTGCGCGGCGGTGGGACTCCCGGTGGAAGAGCTGGTACGGGTCAGAGTGGGTGACCTGGCTTTGGGCGAGCTGGCTCCCGGCCGCTGGCGGCGATTGGGACCGGAGGAGGTCGCCCGGCTCGAGCGATCGCGGTGA
- the fabZ gene encoding 3-hydroxyacyl-ACP dehydratase FabZ: protein MTVATALKLPLEIEDIKAILPHRYPFLLVDRIIEFEADRRIVGVKNVTSDERYFIAGPGGVPILPASILTEAMAQAGAVLILAKPENRSRLIYFMGIDRVRYRRPVAAGDQVLLEGTVLRLRSKMGSLRGVARVAGRVVCEGQMTFALSDKPQ from the coding sequence ATGACCGTGGCCACCGCCCTCAAGCTGCCCCTGGAGATCGAGGACATCAAGGCCATCCTGCCCCACCGCTACCCGTTCCTGCTCGTGGACCGCATCATCGAGTTCGAAGCCGACCGCCGGATCGTGGGCGTCAAGAACGTCACCTCCGACGAGCGGTATTTCATCGCCGGACCGGGGGGGGTGCCCATCCTTCCCGCCTCCATCCTGACCGAGGCCATGGCCCAGGCGGGGGCTGTGCTGATCCTGGCCAAACCCGAGAATCGCTCTCGCCTCATCTACTTCATGGGCATCGATCGCGTGCGCTACCGGCGCCCGGTGGCGGCGGGAGACCAGGTCTTGCTGGAGGGGACGGTGTTGCGACTGCGGAGCAAGATGGGGAGCCTCCGGGGCGTGGCCCGGGTGGCGGGTCGCGTCGTCTGCGAGGGCCAGATGACCTTCGCCTTGAGCGACAAGCCGCAGTAG
- a CDS encoding GAF domain-containing SpoIIE family protein phosphatase, giving the protein MLTWPVRGSESVKHSPPLPGELLAELLLLVGEINSVLDPDELLSAIAQQLRRIVDYKILDIFLPDADGVLSPALIEGHSPESVAQFRLRPGEGIVGAAAQLREPIFVPDVAQDPRYVSFFPGVVAELAIPLVHRDRLVGVLNIEGPDVEAFSPAARTALGVLANHLAVAIANATLYRETRWYAGLLATLYEIGKETASILDLDELLHRVAEIVKRVIDYEMFGILLMDEERGELVLRKAVNLGTSKEKQRLKAGEGLCGAAVRTKAPVLVGDVTKDPRYLGLVPETRSELVVPLVHKDRVVGVFDLESPVLDRFTEEHVKVLTPLASQVAVAVENARLYAELKKNEERLHKELIIAQGIQRGLFPEDCPSGPGWEASAHFRPARELGGDLYDFFDMGEGVLGVAAGDVAGKGVPAALYGAFASGTVRARAFQRRGPADLMMAVNRTLRRRGVEGLYCTLGYSLFDFRARALRVANSGLPYPILYRAASGRSAPVEVGGLPLGCFDSVAYDEKELELSAGDVFVFHTDGLTEARRGGEDYGVARLGRQIEEHARLPAPRLGEKILEDVDRFMGDAVPTDDVTLIVVKVL; this is encoded by the coding sequence GTGTTAACATGGCCCGTGCGCGGATCGGAGAGTGTCAAGCACAGTCCGCCCCTGCCCGGTGAGCTGCTGGCAGAGCTGCTCCTGCTCGTGGGCGAGATCAACTCCGTCCTCGACCCTGATGAGCTGCTCTCCGCCATCGCCCAGCAGCTCCGCCGCATCGTAGACTATAAGATCCTCGACATCTTCCTTCCCGACGCGGACGGTGTGCTCTCCCCCGCCCTCATCGAGGGACACTCCCCGGAGTCGGTGGCGCAGTTTCGCCTGCGGCCCGGGGAGGGAATCGTGGGCGCGGCCGCCCAGCTTCGGGAGCCCATCTTCGTCCCCGACGTGGCCCAGGATCCGCGCTATGTCTCCTTCTTCCCGGGGGTGGTGGCGGAGCTGGCCATTCCCCTCGTCCATCGCGACCGGCTCGTGGGCGTACTCAACATCGAAGGCCCGGACGTGGAGGCTTTCAGTCCCGCCGCCCGCACCGCGCTCGGGGTCCTGGCCAACCACCTGGCCGTGGCCATCGCCAACGCCACCCTCTACCGGGAGACCCGCTGGTACGCCGGGCTGCTGGCCACCCTCTACGAGATCGGCAAGGAGACCGCGTCCATCCTGGACCTGGACGAGCTGCTGCACCGAGTGGCGGAGATCGTGAAGCGTGTGATCGACTACGAGATGTTCGGGATCCTGCTCATGGACGAGGAGCGGGGGGAGCTGGTGCTGCGCAAGGCAGTCAACCTGGGGACCTCCAAGGAGAAGCAGCGGCTCAAGGCGGGCGAGGGGCTCTGCGGGGCCGCCGTCCGCACCAAGGCTCCGGTGCTGGTGGGGGACGTGACGAAGGACCCGCGCTATCTGGGCCTGGTCCCGGAGACGCGCTCCGAGCTCGTGGTCCCGCTCGTCCACAAGGACCGGGTGGTGGGGGTCTTCGACCTGGAGTCGCCCGTGCTCGATCGCTTCACCGAGGAGCATGTGAAGGTTCTGACTCCCCTCGCCAGCCAGGTGGCGGTGGCAGTTGAGAACGCCCGCCTCTACGCGGAGCTCAAGAAGAACGAGGAGCGGCTGCACAAGGAGCTCATCATTGCCCAGGGCATCCAGCGTGGGCTCTTCCCCGAGGACTGTCCTTCCGGGCCGGGTTGGGAGGCCTCCGCCCACTTCCGCCCCGCCCGCGAGCTGGGGGGCGACCTCTACGACTTCTTCGACATGGGGGAGGGGGTCCTGGGCGTGGCCGCGGGCGACGTCGCCGGCAAGGGCGTCCCCGCCGCCCTCTACGGGGCCTTCGCCTCGGGCACGGTGCGGGCCCGCGCCTTCCAGCGGCGGGGCCCCGCCGACCTGATGATGGCGGTGAACCGGACGCTGCGGCGGCGCGGGGTGGAGGGGCTCTACTGCACGCTCGGATACTCCCTTTTTGACTTCCGCGCCCGTGCCCTGCGCGTTGCCAACTCGGGCCTGCCCTATCCGATTCTTTACCGGGCGGCCAGCGGCCGCAGCGCTCCCGTCGAGGTGGGCGGCCTCCCCCTCGGCTGCTTCGACAGCGTGGCCTACGACGAGAAGGAGCTCGAGCTGTCGGCCGGGGACGTGTTCGTCTTTCACACGGACGGCCTCACCGAGGCCCGGCGGGGGGGCGAAGACTACGGAGTGGCCCGCCTGGGCCGCCAGATCGAGGAGCATGCCCGCCTGCCCGCGCCCCGCCTGGGGGAGAAGATTCTGGAGGACGTGGACCGGTTCATGGGGGACGCCGTCCCCACCGACGACGTCACCCTCATCGTGGTGAAGGTGCTATGA
- a CDS encoding PilZ domain-containing protein, whose translation MSQPERRKSPRFSVNVPVRVTSGADTFAGILKDLCRDAALVESQRAATLGSDVALALALPGTGGPLQVAGRVVRLGEGDHGGHDIAVLFTNLTSAAETRIEFFITLQQGG comes from the coding sequence ATGAGCCAGCCGGAACGCCGCAAGAGCCCCCGCTTCTCGGTGAACGTGCCCGTGCGCGTGACGAGCGGCGCCGACACCTTCGCCGGGATCCTGAAGGATCTCTGCCGCGACGCCGCCCTCGTGGAGAGCCAGCGCGCGGCCACCCTGGGGAGCGACGTGGCGCTGGCCCTGGCCCTCCCCGGAACGGGGGGGCCGCTCCAGGTGGCCGGCCGCGTGGTGCGGCTGGGGGAAGGAGACCACGGGGGCCACGACATCGCCGTCCTCTTCACCAACCTGACCTCGGCCGCCGAGACCCGCATCGAGTTCTTCATCACCCTCCAGCAGGGCGGCTGA
- a CDS encoding VWA domain-containing protein, whose product MLSENGLRALALLAALPAASWGQVPRFSTGAELVVLSATAVDGKGRPVTDLRAEELKIFEEGRPQRLAHFSEGRDLPARVLLLVDASGSMNTELKVTSTRMAAYQILGSLGPEDEIALAGFDQDYWGLVPFTRDRERIKKAFDEIVPFGSTALHDALDRAARDLASHGEGRRAVVVITDGMDTASQHTPDEVIAHSRALDVPIYAVSVVSPLDDPSSSLFVGRQKPSPASVGSAVLARYASLSGGAAFSISDFNGLRRAATQIAGELKHQYRLGYDPPEGPARFRRVEVRSTRKGVVVRTRSGYVPAS is encoded by the coding sequence GTGTTGTCCGAGAACGGTTTGCGTGCTCTAGCCTTGTTGGCGGCGCTCCCCGCGGCGTCCTGGGGACAGGTGCCCCGCTTCTCCACCGGCGCGGAGCTCGTGGTGCTCTCGGCCACCGCCGTGGACGGCAAGGGACGCCCGGTGACGGACTTGAGGGCCGAGGAGCTCAAGATCTTCGAGGAGGGGCGCCCCCAGAGGCTTGCCCACTTCTCCGAAGGCCGGGACCTCCCGGCGCGTGTGCTCCTGCTCGTGGATGCAAGCGGGAGCATGAACACGGAGCTGAAAGTCACGAGCACCCGCATGGCCGCCTACCAGATCCTGGGCTCGCTGGGACCGGAGGACGAGATCGCTCTCGCCGGGTTCGACCAAGACTACTGGGGGCTCGTTCCCTTCACGCGAGACCGGGAGCGGATCAAGAAGGCCTTCGACGAAATCGTCCCCTTTGGCTCCACCGCCCTCCACGACGCCCTCGACCGAGCGGCGCGGGATCTGGCCAGCCACGGGGAGGGCCGTCGGGCGGTGGTGGTGATCACCGACGGCATGGACACGGCGAGCCAGCACACCCCGGACGAGGTGATCGCCCATTCCCGCGCCCTCGACGTCCCGATCTACGCGGTGTCCGTGGTGTCGCCCCTCGACGATCCGTCCTCTTCGCTGTTCGTCGGTCGGCAGAAGCCGAGCCCGGCGTCGGTGGGAAGCGCGGTGCTCGCCCGTTACGCGTCCCTCTCCGGGGGGGCGGCCTTCAGCATCAGCGACTTCAACGGGCTACGGCGGGCCGCCACCCAGATCGCGGGCGAGCTCAAGCATCAGTACCGGCTGGGCTACGACCCCCCCGAGGGTCCGGCCCGCTTCCGCCGTGTCGAGGTGCGCTCCACGCGGAAAGGGGTGGTGGTGCGCACCCGCAGCGGCTACGTTCCAGCGTCCTAG
- a CDS encoding OmpA family protein — MRAIVVTLFAGAAFSGCATNKYVQREVGEINKKVDAVSAEVEKTEQRVQRAEVRIDQVDKGVQTAQAGVTEAKGSAQQAMNKAQDAEKAAKGKLIYTVTLSNDKVRFPMNHAEISDEAKKLIDDAIAPYKAENRGVYFEIEGHTDSTGPEDYNMKLGEERATSVRNYLAKTHGIALARLSVISYGPSKPVADNKTPENRAQNRRVVIRVLE, encoded by the coding sequence GTGAGAGCCATCGTGGTGACGTTGTTTGCGGGAGCAGCCTTCTCGGGCTGTGCGACCAACAAGTACGTGCAGCGCGAGGTGGGGGAGATCAACAAGAAAGTGGACGCCGTCTCCGCGGAAGTGGAGAAGACCGAGCAGCGGGTTCAGAGGGCGGAGGTCCGGATCGACCAGGTGGATAAGGGCGTCCAGACCGCCCAGGCGGGGGTGACGGAGGCCAAGGGCTCCGCTCAGCAGGCCATGAACAAGGCCCAGGACGCGGAGAAGGCGGCCAAGGGCAAGCTCATCTACACCGTGACCCTTTCCAACGACAAGGTTCGCTTCCCCATGAACCATGCCGAAATCAGCGACGAGGCCAAGAAGCTGATCGACGATGCCATCGCCCCCTACAAGGCCGAGAACCGGGGTGTGTACTTCGAGATCGAGGGCCACACCGACTCCACGGGGCCGGAGGACTACAACATGAAGCTGGGGGAGGAGCGGGCCACGTCCGTCCGCAACTACCTGGCCAAGACCCACGGCATTGCCCTGGCCCGCCTTTCCGTGATCTCGTACGGGCCGAGCAAGCCGGTGGCTGACAACAAGACCCCGGAGAACCGGGCCCAGAACCGGCGGGTGGTGATCCGGGTCCTGGAGTAG
- a CDS encoding sigma-70 family RNA polymerase sigma factor: protein MKLAEGDRGESDLLAKAKGGNFFAFEKIVKHYQRRVYGVALRIVRRHDVADDVAQEAFIRAHQALDSFDLARPFGPWICRIAANLAVNHVRSPHAREEGLPEGHSETPARGNDPLDGVLEREAREVLDRAVAGLPLEQRAVFVLRTVEDFSYLEIAEALGISPGTVMSRLFRARERLCDALSPYLGTSLRRSGREHR from the coding sequence ATGAAGCTGGCAGAGGGCGATCGGGGCGAGTCAGACCTCCTGGCTAAGGCGAAGGGGGGGAATTTCTTTGCCTTCGAGAAGATCGTTAAGCATTACCAGCGCCGCGTCTACGGCGTGGCCCTGCGCATCGTGCGCCGCCACGACGTGGCGGATGACGTGGCCCAGGAGGCCTTTATCCGGGCCCACCAGGCCCTGGACAGCTTTGATCTCGCCCGCCCCTTCGGCCCCTGGATCTGCCGCATCGCCGCCAACCTCGCCGTCAACCACGTCCGCTCCCCGCACGCCCGGGAGGAAGGCCTCCCCGAGGGCCACAGCGAGACCCCTGCCCGGGGGAACGATCCCCTTGATGGGGTGCTCGAGCGCGAGGCCCGGGAGGTGCTGGATCGGGCCGTGGCGGGCCTGCCCCTGGAGCAGCGCGCGGTCTTCGTTCTCCGCACCGTGGAGGACTTCTCCTACCTCGAGATCGCCGAGGCCCTGGGCATCTCCCCGGGCACGGTCATGAGCCGCCTCTTCCGCGCCCGCGAGCGCCTCTGCGACGCCCTGTCTCCTTACTTGGGCACTTCCCTGCGCCGGTCGGGAAGGGAACACCGATGA
- a CDS encoding zf-HC2 domain-containing protein produces the protein MSAHVLDRLSAYLDGELSPPDRALVAEHLAGCEECSRRLQALGIVDAAARELPAEPPAGYFSAFPGRVRRRLEGDTRERASWRVPAWTWAAAAAALLAVVAPLTLMRSRLPGGSPQEEKASPATGFAATPPAAALQAPAAASPAKAAPSPAELPARMPKPETRAEGSAGLPPGMVGGRELPADALARGGTAAASPGTPPPAAGLLAESRAPEPKPFAAPAPAPEKPAAEEKDEAKPSGGRNLTERESGTASLDSARPPAGQDRGVRAKGQLEAAPEVALKRATPSPPLEADRLYRNLLFRSAQTLAEARELREAWRSFSRLHPEGAPADEARVRVVETGAQAYRLGSDPDDLTRVRDDARAYLERKDAAQAARVRAVLEALGLQP, from the coding sequence ATGAGCGCCCACGTGCTGGACCGGCTCTCCGCCTACCTGGACGGTGAGCTCTCGCCCCCGGACCGCGCCCTCGTGGCCGAGCACCTGGCCGGCTGTGAAGAGTGCTCCCGCCGGCTCCAGGCGCTGGGGATCGTGGACGCGGCGGCGCGGGAGCTGCCGGCGGAGCCTCCGGCCGGCTACTTCTCGGCCTTCCCCGGACGAGTGCGGCGTCGACTGGAGGGGGATACCCGCGAGCGCGCCTCCTGGCGTGTGCCGGCCTGGACTTGGGCGGCGGCGGCCGCCGCCCTCCTGGCCGTGGTGGCGCCCCTCACCCTGATGCGGTCTCGTCTCCCCGGGGGATCGCCGCAGGAGGAGAAGGCCTCTCCCGCGACCGGCTTCGCCGCCACCCCACCCGCCGCGGCTCTACAAGCCCCCGCCGCGGCCTCCCCCGCCAAGGCGGCGCCGAGCCCCGCCGAGCTCCCGGCGCGCATGCCGAAGCCGGAGACGAGGGCCGAGGGGAGCGCGGGCCTGCCGCCGGGAATGGTTGGCGGGCGCGAGTTGCCGGCAGATGCGCTGGCTCGGGGAGGGACGGCAGCGGCCTCGCCGGGGACTCCGCCCCCGGCCGCCGGCCTGCTCGCGGAGAGTCGGGCGCCCGAGCCCAAGCCTTTCGCGGCCCCCGCGCCCGCTCCTGAAAAGCCCGCTGCTGAAGAAAAGGATGAAGCAAAGCCATCGGGAGGGCGGAACCTGACGGAACGGGAGTCCGGGACGGCCTCGCTCGACAGCGCCCGACCCCCAGCGGGCCAGGATCGCGGCGTGCGGGCCAAAGGGCAACTCGAGGCGGCGCCGGAAGTGGCCTTGAAGAGAGCCACCCCGAGCCCACCCCTGGAGGCGGACCGCCTCTACCGTAACCTTCTCTTCCGGTCTGCGCAGACGCTCGCAGAGGCACGCGAGCTGCGCGAGGCCTGGAGGTCCTTCAGCCGGCTCCACCCCGAGGGCGCCCCCGCCGACGAGGCCAGGGTTAGGGTGGTGGAGACGGGGGCCCAAGCCTATCGGCTCGGCTCGGACCCGGACGACTTGACTCGGGTGCGGGACGACGCCCGGGCCTACCTGGAGCGCAAGGACGCGGCTCAAGCCGCTCGAGTAAGGGCGGTGCTGGAGGCGCTGGGGCTGCAGCCCTAA
- a CDS encoding glycoside hydrolase family 44 protein — protein MKGTSGCVLVLILVAGRAHAQAVSVPVDAAAGRHPIDPRIYGLAYPDPASITDLRCPLSRWGGNNTSRYNWQQNADNRGADWYFESIAYSSPNAGDATDTFISQAKSGGAQPLLTIPTIGWVGKLGPSRGKLASFSIAKYGPQTGADSQWFPDAGNGISSGTGQPVTGNDPNDASVASNSTFQQGWVQHLVSRWGTAANGGLLYYILDNEPSIWHSTHRDVHPTGATMDEIKNDILDYGARIKAQDAGALIVGPEEWGWSGYLYSGYDQQWGAQHGWSSLPDRAAHGNWDYLPWVLDQLHQHDVSTGQRLLDVFTVHYYPQGGEFGNDTSTAMQLRRNRSTRSLWDPAYVDESWIADTVRLVPRLKAWVTTYYPGTEIGITEYNWGAEGHINGATAQADILGIFGREGLNLATRWTTPAAASPTYNSIKMYRNYDNSGSGFGDTSVSAAAPSPDTLAVFAAERTADGALTIMAVNKVLTGTTAVSFPLANFVAAGTAQVWQLTSSNAITRLADATLSGSALSATLPAQSVTLFVIPPSAAPPALSINDIVAGPTSAIFTVSLSAASAQTVTVAYATADGTATAGADYVAATGTLSFSPGTTAQVVTVQVIGATRLVDKAFLVNLSTPSAATIAKPQGTGTIVHVPPTRGWEDGTSGVTSHSNCGTGAVEHLTSQYVGYIGITDVTFPRVGDIYYSRVVVSTVGNACAGTSVHVEVLLPPSTQFEISAGHPVLCFSTSPGGVTTPIVTGCPQTVSQGTHGWTVDSTDPAHPGPWALPMGSTLEIRFPVRTLQRLSGSATNSYLQSYVQAMDGVSNPWGNSTQPVSVGDKPPGSRLGQGGADFDNDLRADPTVYYQANGLWYVRKSMTASTFSVSLGGTGYASVSGDFDWDGIPDVAVYHQSSGLWFIRKSSTGATYSYGFGGPGFTPVPADYDGDQQTDFAVYHQASGLWYINKSTTLTSVSVGFGGTGYAPVPKDYDGDGKTDLAVYHQASGLWFIQQSSTGSVTTTGFGGPGFVPVPRDYDGDGKADLAVFHPASGLWYIRPSGAGPDIVQGFGGSAYTPVPADYDGDGKADIAVYHEASGLWFIRQSTTGTTVSFAYGGSGFTPVNY, from the coding sequence GTGAAGGGCACGAGCGGCTGTGTCCTGGTCCTCATCCTCGTCGCCGGCCGGGCTCACGCCCAGGCGGTCAGCGTCCCCGTCGATGCGGCGGCGGGTCGACACCCGATCGACCCCCGAATCTACGGACTGGCCTATCCCGATCCGGCCTCCATCACCGACCTGCGCTGCCCGCTCTCGCGCTGGGGAGGCAACAACACCAGCCGCTACAACTGGCAGCAGAACGCGGACAACCGGGGCGCCGATTGGTACTTCGAGAGCATCGCCTACAGCAGCCCCAACGCCGGGGACGCCACCGACACCTTCATCTCCCAGGCCAAGTCGGGTGGCGCCCAGCCCCTGCTCACCATCCCCACCATCGGCTGGGTGGGGAAGCTGGGCCCGAGCCGTGGAAAGCTGGCGAGTTTCTCGATTGCCAAGTACGGACCCCAGACGGGCGCGGACTCCCAATGGTTCCCCGACGCCGGCAACGGCATCTCCAGCGGGACCGGCCAGCCCGTCACCGGCAACGACCCCAACGACGCCAGCGTCGCTTCGAACTCGACCTTCCAGCAGGGCTGGGTGCAACACCTCGTGTCGCGGTGGGGCACGGCGGCGAACGGCGGGCTCCTCTACTACATCCTGGACAACGAGCCCAGCATTTGGCACTCCACCCATCGGGATGTCCACCCCACGGGCGCCACCATGGACGAGATCAAGAACGACATCCTGGACTACGGAGCCCGGATCAAGGCCCAGGATGCCGGGGCCTTGATCGTGGGACCGGAGGAGTGGGGCTGGTCGGGCTACCTCTACAGCGGCTACGACCAGCAGTGGGGCGCGCAGCATGGTTGGTCCTCCCTGCCCGACCGGGCAGCCCACGGCAATTGGGACTACCTGCCCTGGGTCCTCGATCAGCTGCACCAGCACGACGTCTCCACCGGCCAGCGCCTCCTGGACGTTTTCACCGTGCACTACTACCCGCAGGGCGGGGAGTTCGGAAACGACACCTCCACCGCCATGCAGCTGCGGCGCAACCGTTCGACCCGCTCCCTCTGGGATCCCGCTTACGTCGACGAGAGCTGGATCGCGGACACCGTTCGGCTCGTTCCGCGCCTCAAGGCTTGGGTGACGACGTACTATCCAGGCACCGAGATCGGGATCACGGAGTACAACTGGGGCGCCGAGGGACACATCAACGGGGCCACCGCCCAGGCCGACATCCTGGGCATCTTCGGGCGGGAGGGCTTGAACCTGGCCACCCGGTGGACGACGCCGGCCGCCGCCAGCCCCACCTACAATTCCATCAAGATGTACCGCAACTACGACAATTCGGGCTCCGGCTTCGGTGACACCAGCGTCTCCGCGGCCGCCCCCAGCCCCGACACGCTGGCCGTATTCGCCGCCGAACGCACCGCCGATGGCGCCCTCACCATCATGGCCGTCAACAAGGTCCTCACGGGCACGACCGCCGTCTCCTTCCCTCTCGCCAACTTCGTCGCCGCGGGGACGGCCCAGGTCTGGCAGCTCACGTCGAGCAATGCGATCACGCGCCTCGCCGACGCCACCCTGTCGGGTTCGGCCCTGAGCGCTACGCTTCCCGCCCAGAGCGTCACGCTGTTCGTCATTCCCCCATCGGCGGCACCGCCCGCCCTCTCCATCAATGACATCGTGGCGGGGCCGACCAGCGCCATCTTCACGGTCAGCCTATCCGCGGCGAGCGCTCAGACCGTCACCGTCGCCTATGCCACCGCGGATGGCACTGCCACCGCCGGCGCCGATTACGTGGCCGCGACGGGCACCCTCTCCTTCTCCCCTGGAACCACCGCGCAGGTCGTTACGGTTCAGGTCATAGGCGCAACCCGTCTCGTCGACAAGGCGTTCCTCGTCAACCTGAGCACGCCCTCCGCGGCCACCATCGCCAAGCCTCAGGGCACGGGAACTATCGTCCACGTCCCCCCCACCCGGGGGTGGGAGGACGGCACAAGCGGCGTTACCTCTCACTCGAATTGCGGCACGGGAGCGGTCGAGCACTTGACCAGCCAGTACGTCGGCTACATCGGCATCACGGACGTCACCTTCCCCCGGGTCGGCGACATCTACTACTCCCGCGTGGTCGTGAGCACGGTGGGCAATGCCTGCGCGGGGACCTCGGTCCACGTGGAGGTGCTGCTCCCGCCGTCCACCCAGTTCGAGATCAGCGCCGGGCACCCCGTCCTCTGCTTCTCCACGAGCCCAGGAGGTGTGACCACCCCGATCGTGACCGGGTGCCCGCAGACCGTGAGCCAGGGGACTCACGGCTGGACGGTGGACTCGACTGATCCGGCACACCCCGGACCGTGGGCCCTACCCATGGGCTCTACGCTCGAGATCCGGTTCCCGGTGCGCACCCTCCAGAGGCTGAGCGGCAGCGCGACCAACTCGTATCTCCAGTCGTATGTCCAGGCCATGGACGGGGTGAGCAATCCTTGGGGGAACTCGACCCAGCCCGTCTCCGTCGGAGACAAGCCTCCCGGCTCACGCCTGGGCCAGGGAGGGGCCGACTTCGACAACGACCTCCGGGCGGATCCCACCGTCTACTACCAGGCCAACGGGCTCTGGTACGTCCGGAAATCGATGACGGCGTCGACCTTCTCTGTGTCCCTCGGAGGGACGGGCTATGCGTCCGTGTCGGGTGACTTCGATTGGGACGGCATCCCCGACGTGGCGGTCTATCACCAGAGCTCCGGGCTCTGGTTCATCCGGAAGTCCTCGACGGGCGCGACCTATTCGTACGGCTTCGGGGGCCCCGGCTTCACACCGGTTCCCGCCGACTACGATGGAGACCAACAGACGGACTTCGCCGTTTATCATCAGGCGAGCGGACTCTGGTACATCAACAAGAGCACGACCCTCACCTCGGTTTCCGTCGGCTTCGGGGGCACCGGGTACGCCCCCGTGCCGAAGGATTACGATGGAGACGGAAAGACGGACCTGGCCGTCTACCACCAGGCGAGCGGTCTCTGGTTCATCCAGCAGTCTTCGACCGGCTCGGTCACCACTACCGGCTTCGGCGGCCCCGGTTTCGTGCCCGTGCCCCGCGACTACGACGGCGATGGCAAGGCCGATCTCGCCGTCTTTCACCCCGCGAGTGGCCTCTGGTACATCCGGCCTTCGGGCGCGGGGCCGGACATCGTGCAGGGCTTCGGCGGGTCAGCCTACACCCCGGTCCCCGCGGACTACGACGGCGACGGGAAAGCCGACATCGCCGTGTATCACGAGGCGAGCGGGCTCTGGTTCATCCGGCAATCGACGACGGGCACAACCGTCTCCTTCGCCTACGGCGGCAGCGGGTTCACCCCCGTGAATTACTGA